Sequence from the Primulina huaijiensis isolate GDHJ02 chromosome 16, ASM1229523v2, whole genome shotgun sequence genome:
TCAAGGATCCAAGGAGTTTTTCTATTTcttgcatgattggtgatgtGGTTTTTCATAAAGTTTTgtgtgatcttggtgcaagtatTAATCTTATGCCTTTGTTTGTATGCAAGAAACTTGGACTGGGAGAGCCTAAATGAACGAAGATGTCCTTGCAATTAGCAGACAGATCTGTCAAGTATCCACGAGGGGTCATAGAGGATGTATTAGTGAAAGTGGGAAAGTTTATGTTTCCTACAGATTTTGGGGTACTTGACATGGAAGAGGATAGGGAGACGCCGTTGATTTTGGGGAGACAGTTCCTTGCAACTGGAAAGCCGTGATTAATGTGCAAGAAGGGAAGTTGAGATTGAGAGTGGGAAAGGAAGAAATCACTCTTAATGTTTTTAACGCTCTTAAGCACACACTGCATACTAATAATTGTTTTATAGTAAATTCTTTGGATTCACTTGTGTGTCAGTTTGTGCAGGATGATATTAACGATCCATTGGAAGCCACTCTCACTACTAAATTGAAGGAGGATGAACTCAAGGAAGACAAAGCTGAAAGAGCGGCATACTTTAGTGACACCCATCCATGGAAGAAGTCAGTAAGATGAAGTTTGAGGATTTGGGGGATCGAAGAGACTTGAACTCTCAGAAGTCAAGCATTGAGGAACCGCCGATACGTGAGCTCAATACACTGCCTCCACATCAGAAGTACGTGTACTTAGATCGTAAAAAGCTAGCACCCGACAAACGCATTACACCAAGGGAATTTAAGGAAGGCAAACCAGTGCTCTTGTATAACTCCAAGTTGCGCTTATTTCTTGGGAAGCTCAAATCAAGGTGGACTGGCCCTTACATGATTACCAAGGTATTCCCCTCGGGAGCCATAACTTTGAGAGATGGGAAAAATGAGCCGTTCATAGTCAATGTTCAACGACTGAAGCACTATTTGGGTGGCACAGTGGAGCCACAAATTGGAGTCGCTAGATTCCAAAACAATCAGAGTTGAGAGGAACATACAGTCTAGCTCTAGACTATAAATTGATAACTAAGTTCTTTCCCTTCccactaaattttattttatttatttagtggttttttcttttgataaatttgattttgattgtttttattgattatttcgACGCTGACTCAGAGGCCATACCACCATCTCCGTTATTCAGCCGCCATTCTATTTTCAGTATGAGTAGAACACTACGAGGATGATCATTGAGAGGGGAGTCACTTCTGtcccttttttttatttcttgcatTTTTTTTGGTTCCTTTTGTTTCTTTCTATTTCTGTTGCATGCTTAGGTCAGATTGCATCTATTTTGTTATGCATTATCTGTCTCTTTTTCTATCGTCTGTTGCATTGGGGACACTGATCGACTTTAGTATTGGGGGGTGGATGGGTGTTGTTTCGTGTGTTCATTTTTGGTGTTTTTATTGGTTATATTTGTTGGCATttagttttagtcatttttgcATTAGTGTGTGTGTCAGTCGACAGTGTTCGAAATAGTACTTGTTAGCCAAGGATGACTAAGAGGTCATGAGACATGCCCTGTCTGTCGTGTAATCGCACTCCTTTAGCACATATTGTGGTAAagacatgaatttttatttaaaatgttgaATATTCTTTGCACGAATGTTAGAACTAGAAGCATGCATTATAAGATGgtgaaaatttaaaactaaagtGGGGAACGAAGATGTTTGAAGGTGTGAATTGAGCTTAACTATATTCTCTTGAATCGAGGTAACTATCAGCagcgaaaaaaaaaagaaaaaagaaaggatAGATGGAGATGTAAGGTGTGGGTGAGTCGAATAAAGGAATGAAATCCTATTCCTAGCTAAAGTTGGAGATGTAAGGTGTTGAAGAGCCgaataaaagaatgaaatcCTATTCCTGGCGAAAAATGGAAAACACATGGATTTGAATCTGAAATGAAAAGTTCTAATATAGTCCTTTTATAACTGTATTCCaattcagtaaaaaaaaaaacttctgcTGGTGGTTACTTAGTGCAGAGAAATAAAGGAGAGTGAGATTTATACTAACAGGATGATTTAAATCTCTGACAATAGTTGAGAATAAATCCCTCTTTCATTTATGATGCTAGAACTAacgacacacacatacacgttcaGGTTTTATTTGAATCAATGTCTAGACCAAAAGATAGTGCGAAGAGTTGTGCTTTTGCATTGATCAACAAGGGAAAATGTTGAGTTTCGCTGGGGCTAGTTGATGGCTATGAATTCACTGTCGAGCTACTTTGTGTCATGTTCCATTTTGTCTTGTCACCTGTTTTGCTCGAGGGCGAGCAAA
This genomic interval carries:
- the LOC140960982 gene encoding uncharacterized protein, yielding MKFEDLGDRRDLNSQKSSIEEPPIRELNTLPPHQKYVYLDRKKLAPDKRITPREFKEGKPVLLYNSKLRLFLGKLKSRWTGPYMITKVFPSGAITLRDGKNEPFIVNVQRLKHYLGGTVEPQIGVARFQNNQS